One region of Marinitoga sp. 1197 genomic DNA includes:
- a CDS encoding nicotinamide-nucleotide amidohydrolase family protein has translation MIYIRVGILSTGDELIEGEISNITSKEISNILYNEGFEISTHICVRDNKEDIISSLSFLSTKNDVIIITGGLGSTIDDITRNAVAEFLNIDLILNTDVYNDIINRYKRFGKTPNKFIKRQAYILKNSIILKNDIGSAPGLYITKNNKHYILLPGPPDEALYMFKKYFKHIFGKFDKKRIYTKKIQFYNITESQLISILEKHLENINYSTKLELEMGPSLIFKDNKEKLKSIIDFINNQLIEYVVPDNPLKYIINNLSNNNKTISTAESCTGGLVGNFITNIPGSSRVYKGSIVAYNNYIKNKLLHVDNEVLKNYGAVSEKAVKLMAINTAKIFDSDFSISISGVAGPDGGTKNLPVGTVFFGFYYKLYDKIIIEKKRFSGDRILIKRKAAFYSLIRFLKLFL, from the coding sequence GTGATATATATAAGAGTAGGTATTCTAAGTACAGGCGATGAACTTATTGAAGGAGAAATTTCAAATATTACATCAAAGGAAATTTCAAATATTTTATATAATGAAGGATTTGAAATTTCTACTCATATTTGTGTGCGGGATAATAAAGAAGATATAATATCTTCACTGAGTTTTCTTTCAACTAAAAATGATGTGATTATAATTACAGGTGGTTTGGGTTCCACAATTGATGATATCACAAGAAATGCCGTTGCTGAATTTTTAAATATTGACTTAATTCTGAATACAGATGTTTACAATGATATTATTAATCGTTATAAAAGATTTGGAAAAACTCCAAACAAATTTATAAAAAGACAGGCTTATATACTAAAAAATTCAATCATTCTAAAAAATGATATTGGTAGTGCACCAGGACTTTATATAACAAAAAACAATAAACATTATATTTTACTACCAGGTCCTCCTGATGAAGCCCTTTATATGTTTAAAAAATATTTTAAACATATTTTTGGTAAATTCGATAAAAAGAGAATATATACAAAAAAAATACAATTTTATAATATTACTGAATCACAACTAATTTCTATATTAGAAAAGCATTTAGAAAATATCAACTATTCTACAAAACTCGAATTAGAAATGGGACCTTCATTGATATTTAAAGATAATAAAGAAAAATTAAAATCCATTATTGATTTTATAAATAATCAACTTATAGAGTATGTTGTTCCAGATAATCCATTAAAATATATTATAAACAACTTATCTAATAATAACAAAACCATAAGCACTGCTGAATCGTGTACAGGTGGCTTGGTTGGCAATTTTATAACAAATATTCCTGGATCTTCCAGAGTATATAAAGGTTCTATTGTTGCATATAATAATTATATAAAAAATAAATTATTACATGTGGATAATGAAGTTCTAAAGAATTATGGTGCTGTAAGTGAAAAAGCTGTTAAATTAATGGCAATAAATACCGCAAAAATATTTGATTCTGATTTTTCAATTTCGATAAGTGGCGTTGCAGGACCAGATGGCGGAACAAAAAATTTACCAGTAGGGACGGTGTTTTTTGGATTCTATTATAAATTATATGATAAAATAATAATCGAAAAAAAAAGATTTTCAGGAGATCGTATATTAATAAAAAGAAAAGCTGCTTTTTACTCGCTAATAAGATT
- the rd gene encoding rubredoxin: MKKYVCTVCGYIYDPEEGDPTANIPAGTSFDDLPEDWVCPMCGVGKDMFEVQE, from the coding sequence ATGAAAAAATATGTATGTACAGTTTGTGGTTATATTTATGATCCAGAAGAAGGAGATCCAACAGCAAATATTCCTGCAGGGACATCATTTGATGATTTACCAGAGGATTGGGTATGCCCAATGTGTGGTGTTGGAAAAGACATGTTTGAAGTTCAAGAATAA
- a CDS encoding DUF3783 domain-containing protein, whose translation MFDKIKETPVIILNGFTSDEINKIMKAIKNVEGLPRIIFATTTETNINWTIKDLINELKQEDIEVKKALKKAIEERK comes from the coding sequence ATGTTTGACAAAATAAAAGAGACACCTGTAATTATATTAAACGGATTTACCAGCGATGAAATAAATAAGATAATGAAAGCTATAAAAAATGTTGAAGGCTTGCCAAGAATAATATTCGCAACAACTACAGAAACAAATATAAATTGGACAATTAAAGATTTGATAAACGAATTAAAACAAGAAGATATAGAGGTGAAAAAAGCTTTAAAAAAAGCTATAGAAGAAAGGAAATAG
- the glgX gene encoding glycogen debranching protein GlgX, with protein MKNSNFYYNNPDNSVLLKSSRGYPKLGAIVDSGGVNFGIFTKNSTKVILELYQNFYDDIPSHVFELDPIKNKTGDIWHIYIHNIKHGQFYGWRVDGVYDPINGLRFNKYKLLSDPYAKAISGSYNWDEDSVYGYDKKSSLLDLSFSTIDSAKSPTKSVVIDDSVYDWEDDVHPRIPLKDLIIYEMNVRLFTMNPNSNIKNRGTFDGIIEKLSYLKDLGVNAVELMPIFEFNPNSIIRNNPITGEKLKDVWGYNPLAFFAVTGNYSNGLKIGEQVFLFKDFVKALHKEGFEIILDVVYNHTGEGNELGPTLSFRGIDNSVYYILSKNKRYYENYSGCGNTFNCNNTVVKNLIIDSLRYWVTEMHVDGFRFDLASILGRDSNGNWIGDLSLLKDIAEDPIISGSKLIAEGWDAAGGYFLGAFPEGWAEWNGKFRDSVRKFVRGDMGLTGEIACRIAGSEDLYGNKSPMASVNFITSHDGFTMWDLVSYNNKHNEENGENNQDGTNDNYSFNYGIEGETNNLDILKVRKQQIKNFFTILMISQGTPMIYMGDEFCRTQYGNNNAYCQDTIKNWVDWKRKDDFSDIFQFVRKVINFRKIHHTLRREHFFTGKDYSGDGIPDITWHGIKLNQPDFSYYSKSLAFMISGIDFVNQNVPPDNDIYVALNFYEKDLSFELPFLNNKSWFRVIDTYFDSPDDFLDFPQKVSNNYIVKTKSIIVLISK; from the coding sequence ATGAAAAATTCTAATTTTTATTATAATAATCCCGATAATTCTGTATTATTAAAATCAAGTAGGGGGTATCCAAAATTAGGAGCTATCGTGGACTCCGGGGGAGTTAATTTTGGCATTTTTACTAAAAACAGCACAAAAGTAATTTTAGAGTTATACCAGAATTTTTATGATGATATACCTTCACACGTATTTGAATTAGATCCAATAAAAAACAAAACAGGGGATATATGGCATATTTATATTCATAATATCAAACATGGGCAGTTTTATGGTTGGAGAGTTGATGGTGTTTATGATCCTATTAATGGTTTACGTTTTAATAAATACAAATTACTATCTGACCCATACGCAAAAGCTATTTCTGGTTCTTATAATTGGGATGAGGATAGCGTTTATGGATACGATAAAAAATCATCTTTGTTAGATCTTTCATTTTCTACTATTGATTCTGCTAAAAGTCCCACAAAATCCGTAGTAATAGATGATAGCGTTTATGATTGGGAAGATGATGTTCATCCAAGAATCCCATTAAAAGATTTGATAATTTATGAAATGAATGTAAGACTGTTTACTATGAATCCTAATTCTAACATCAAGAACAGAGGAACATTTGACGGAATTATTGAAAAATTATCTTACTTAAAAGATTTAGGAGTTAATGCCGTAGAATTGATGCCTATATTTGAATTTAATCCGAATTCCATTATAAGAAATAATCCCATTACAGGTGAAAAACTAAAAGATGTATGGGGGTATAATCCTCTGGCTTTTTTTGCTGTAACTGGAAATTATTCCAATGGTTTAAAAATAGGAGAGCAGGTATTTCTCTTCAAAGATTTTGTGAAAGCACTTCATAAAGAAGGTTTTGAAATCATTTTAGATGTTGTATATAATCATACAGGAGAAGGAAATGAATTAGGACCTACATTATCTTTTAGGGGAATTGATAATTCTGTTTACTATATTTTGAGTAAAAATAAAAGATACTATGAAAATTATTCTGGATGTGGCAATACTTTCAATTGTAACAATACTGTTGTTAAAAATTTAATCATTGATAGTTTGAGATATTGGGTAACAGAAATGCATGTTGATGGTTTTAGGTTTGATTTAGCTTCCATACTTGGTAGAGATTCTAATGGAAATTGGATAGGAGATTTATCATTGTTAAAAGACATTGCTGAGGATCCTATAATTTCTGGCTCTAAATTAATTGCTGAAGGATGGGATGCAGCAGGAGGTTATTTTTTAGGAGCATTTCCAGAAGGTTGGGCTGAATGGAATGGAAAATTCAGAGATTCTGTTAGAAAGTTCGTTAGAGGTGATATGGGATTAACAGGTGAAATCGCATGTCGAATAGCCGGTAGTGAAGACCTATATGGGAATAAATCTCCTATGGCAAGTGTTAATTTCATAACTTCTCACGATGGTTTTACAATGTGGGATCTTGTTTCATATAATAATAAACATAACGAAGAAAATGGTGAAAATAATCAGGACGGAACTAATGATAATTATAGTTTTAATTATGGAATTGAAGGTGAAACCAATAATTTAGACATATTGAAAGTTAGAAAACAACAGATAAAAAACTTTTTTACTATACTTATGATTTCTCAAGGAACTCCTATGATATATATGGGAGATGAATTTTGCAGAACACAATATGGGAATAACAACGCTTATTGTCAGGATACAATTAAGAATTGGGTAGATTGGAAGAGAAAGGATGACTTTTCGGATATTTTTCAATTTGTAAGAAAAGTAATTAATTTCAGAAAAATACATCATACATTAAGGAGAGAACACTTTTTTACTGGAAAAGATTATAGTGGTGATGGAATACCTGACATTACATGGCATGGAATTAAATTAAACCAACCAGATTTCTCTTATTATTCTAAATCTCTGGCTTTTATGATTAGTGGAATAGACTTTGTAAATCAAAATGTTCCTCCAGATAATGATATATACGTTGCCCTAAATTTTTATGAAAAAGATTTGTCTTTTGAACTTCCGTTCCTTAATAATAAAAGCTGGTTTCGAGTTATTGATACGTATTTTGATTCACCAGATGATTTTCTTGATTTTCCTCAAAAAGTTTCTAATAACTACATTGTAAAAACAAAAAGTATAATCGTATTAATTTCTAAATAA